The genomic window GAATTCCTTTATCTAAATATGTTGTACCACCTCCAGAAGGTGTAACACCACTTCCAATTTTACTTGTAACGTGTTTTATTTTCTTCACCTCCCAATGCTCAGGAATCTCACCAATCCACTCCACACCAGAATCTTTCAAAGTAACACTATCATTTAAACCACGTGTTACTGCTTTGTGTATTAAAATTTGTTTACGTTCTTTAAGTAAATGTATTTGTTGCTCTTTAATTGCAATAGCATCGTCTATTTTTCTGGTTTTATCGTCTAAAAATTGGGCTATTTTGGTTTGTTCTGAAAGTGGTGGAATAGGAAAGATAAAATTATTAAAATTGTCAGCAGGGAATCGCCACCTACCTAACATTGAAACACCTTGACCGTGAGCATAAAAGACTTTACTCTGATAACCTAATTGAAGTAAAATTAAAAGGTAATTCCTATCACAATTTGTATCTAAAATATTAAACACCCTATAATCAGGACTGATTACTCCATCATATTTTGACAAATCAACATAACCTGTAAGTAAATCCATATGATTCATAGCAAAATCTCCTTGAAATACTAACTGATATTTTGAATAATCCATAGATAGCTGTCCTGAACCACTATCAATATCTTTGACTTTTATTCCAGATTGGGTAATAGATAATACATCATGACCAAGTTCTCCTGAAATTCTTTTCAAAATTGTAAAGACATATTTTAACCTTTTCAATTCCCAATGCTCAGGAATTTCACCCAACCATTCCACTCCAGAATTTTTGTACTTCTCGTAACGTTGTACTTTATTTTCAACTTCTACCATTAGACCAAGTTTAAAATTTCAGAAATTAAACCATCGCTTTGTTT from Algibacter sp. L1A34 includes these protein-coding regions:
- a CDS encoding restriction endonuclease subunit S — its product is MVEVENKVQRYEKYKNSGVEWLGEIPEHWELKRLKYVFTILKRISGELGHDVLSITQSGIKVKDIDSGSGQLSMDYSKYQLVFQGDFAMNHMDLLTGYVDLSKYDGVISPDYRVFNILDTNCDRNYLLILLQLGYQSKVFYAHGQGVSMLGRWRFPADNFNNFIFPIPPLSEQTKIAQFLDDKTRKIDDAIAIKEQQIHLLKERKQILIHKAVTRGLNDSVTLKDSGVEWIGEIPEHWEVKKIKHVTSKIGSGVTPSGGGTTYLDKGIPLLRSQNIFFDKIELDGVAFISDKVHQSMSNSQVFKGDVLLNITGGSIGRCYFVNIDIPLNVNQHVCILRPNEKITTLYLNRLIASEVGQNQIWFHQQGGGREGLNFQALKNFSIPFPSLSEQKEISAYIETASQKIETAIGLKQQEIEKLKEYKSSLINGVVTGKVRVC